A genomic region of Polyangia bacterium contains the following coding sequences:
- a CDS encoding SIS domain-containing protein — MSDFVRLFLDESVQAIRGLDAGAIAEVANGLGRVREGGGRLFILGVGGSAGHASHAVNDFRKICGFEAYTPTDNVSELTARVNDEGWDTSFSEWLKVSRLSVRDGLLIFSVGGGNREKNVSMNLVLALELAQQVGASIYGVVGKDGGTTKQTANACVVIPTVSPDRITPHTEGLCAVVWHLLVSHPALKRAATKWESTK; from the coding sequence ATGAGTGACTTTGTTCGGCTGTTTCTCGACGAGAGCGTGCAGGCCATCCGCGGGCTGGATGCCGGCGCCATCGCCGAGGTGGCCAATGGCCTCGGCCGCGTGCGCGAGGGCGGGGGGCGGCTCTTCATTCTGGGCGTGGGCGGCTCGGCCGGGCACGCCAGCCACGCGGTGAACGACTTTCGCAAGATCTGCGGGTTCGAAGCCTATACGCCGACCGACAACGTTTCAGAGCTGACCGCCCGGGTGAACGACGAGGGCTGGGACACCAGCTTCTCCGAGTGGCTGAAGGTGTCGCGTTTGAGCGTCCGCGACGGCCTGCTGATCTTCAGCGTGGGAGGCGGCAACCGCGAGAAGAACGTCTCGATGAATCTGGTGCTGGCGTTGGAGCTGGCCCAGCAGGTGGGCGCTTCGATCTACGGGGTGGTCGGCAAGGACGGCGGCACCACCAAGCAGACCGCCAACGCCTGTGTGGTGATCCCGACCGTGTCTCCCGATCGCATCACGCCGCACACCGAAGGGCTGTGCGCGGTGGTGTGGCACCTGCTGGTCAGCCACCCGGCGCTGAAGCGCGCCGCGACGAAGTGGGAATCCACCAAGTGA
- a CDS encoding transaldolase: protein MTPTKTPSSSSEPISLDAIKVFADGASLPALLELAGNPRIAGFTTNPTLMRKAGVKDYQAFAREVLQHIKDKPISFEVFADEFSEMKRQAREIATWGGNVYVKIPVTNTRRESAAALVKTLASDGVKLNVTAICTLGQVRETAAALAGGAPSVVSVFAGRVADTGRDPVPLMTEALQICRAADRRIELLWASPRELLNIVQAAEVGCDIITVTPDLLKKLELVGKDLADFSLDTVKMFYKDAQDAGYKLWP from the coding sequence ATGACACCGACCAAAACGCCTTCGTCCTCGTCCGAGCCAATCTCGCTGGATGCGATCAAGGTTTTTGCCGACGGCGCGTCGCTGCCGGCCCTGCTTGAGCTGGCAGGTAATCCGCGCATCGCCGGCTTCACCACCAACCCCACGCTGATGCGCAAGGCGGGCGTGAAGGACTATCAGGCGTTCGCCCGCGAGGTCCTGCAGCACATCAAGGACAAGCCGATCTCGTTCGAGGTGTTCGCCGACGAATTTTCGGAGATGAAACGGCAGGCGCGCGAGATCGCCACCTGGGGCGGCAACGTCTACGTGAAGATCCCGGTGACCAACACGCGCCGCGAATCGGCGGCGGCGCTGGTCAAGACGCTGGCCTCCGACGGTGTGAAGCTGAACGTCACCGCCATCTGTACGCTGGGCCAGGTACGCGAGACCGCGGCCGCGCTGGCGGGCGGCGCGCCGTCGGTGGTGTCGGTGTTCGCGGGCCGGGTCGCCGACACCGGCCGCGATCCAGTGCCGCTGATGACCGAGGCGCTGCAGATCTGCCGGGCCGCCGATCGCCGGATCGAACTTCTGTGGGCCAGCCCGCGGGAGCTTTTGAACATCGTGCAGGCCGCCGAGGTGGGCTGCGACATCATCACAGTGACGCCTGATCTTCTGAAGAAGCTGGAGCTGGTGGGCAAGGATCTGGCGGACTTCAGCCTGGACACCGTCAAGATGTTCTACAAGGACGCCCAGGATGCCGGCTACAAGCTGTGGCCATGA
- a CDS encoding HAD-IIIA family hydrolase: protein MDRRPGLIILDRDGVLNQTVLDPAEPRPDSPLRIGEVAVFPWVPAALRRLTDAGFGLVVATNQPSAAKGKTTRAALDAVHRLIVDGAQRDGGVILSSHICFHRAEDGCACRKPKTGLLEEAFRAHRRFTVADSWMVGDRANDVLAGAALGLRTALLGPPDAGDAALLASQQVRPFYCGADLRDFVDYLLGSK, encoded by the coding sequence ATGGATCGCCGCCCGGGGCTGATCATCCTCGATCGCGACGGCGTCTTGAACCAGACCGTCCTCGACCCGGCCGAACCGCGGCCGGACAGCCCGCTGCGGATCGGCGAGGTGGCGGTGTTTCCTTGGGTGCCGGCGGCGCTGCGCCGATTGACCGACGCCGGGTTTGGCCTGGTGGTGGCGACCAACCAGCCATCGGCGGCCAAGGGCAAGACCACCCGCGCCGCGCTGGACGCGGTCCATCGGCTGATCGTCGACGGCGCCCAGCGCGACGGCGGCGTCATCCTGAGCTCGCACATTTGTTTTCATCGCGCCGAGGATGGCTGCGCCTGCCGCAAGCCGAAGACCGGCCTTCTGGAAGAGGCGTTTCGCGCTCACCGGCGGTTCACCGTCGCTGATTCGTGGATGGTCGGCGATCGGGCCAACGATGTGCTGGCGGGCGCGGCGCTGGGCCTGCGAACGGCGCTTTTGGGACCGCCCGACGCCGGCGACGCCGCGCTGCTGGCCAGCCAGCAAGTTCGGCCTTTTTATTGCGGCGCCGATTTGCGAGACTTCGTCGATTATCTTTTGGGATCAAAATGA
- a CDS encoding sugar phosphate nucleotidyltransferase, whose protein sequence is MQCVILAGGLATRMRPLTETIPKAMIPVGGVPFIDHQLTWLSRHGVDEVVLSIGYCGRLLAEHVGDGARFGLRVRVVDEGEDLQGTAGALRLADDQGVLGERFLLTYGDSFLPIDFGAVGRHFAACGQPALMTVFRNNARWDKSNVIFENGAVVLYDKAQRTRPAAAFTYIDYGLLALDRALVRTHVPPTGKADLAPLLHDLSVAGKLAGLEVSERFYEIGSPEGLEEFSRWIAARG, encoded by the coding sequence ATGCAGTGTGTGATCTTGGCCGGCGGCTTGGCCACCCGCATGCGCCCGCTGACCGAGACCATCCCGAAGGCGATGATCCCGGTGGGCGGCGTGCCCTTCATCGATCATCAACTGACCTGGCTGTCCCGCCACGGCGTCGACGAGGTGGTCCTGTCGATCGGCTACTGTGGACGCCTGCTGGCCGAACACGTCGGCGACGGGGCCCGCTTTGGCCTGCGCGTGCGGGTGGTCGACGAGGGCGAGGATCTGCAAGGGACGGCCGGTGCCCTGCGCCTGGCCGACGATCAAGGCGTCCTCGGCGAGAGGTTCTTGCTGACCTACGGCGATTCGTTCCTGCCCATTGATTTTGGTGCCGTCGGGCGACACTTTGCCGCCTGCGGGCAGCCGGCGCTGATGACCGTGTTTCGCAACAATGCCCGCTGGGACAAAAGCAACGTCATCTTCGAAAACGGCGCGGTGGTTCTCTACGACAAGGCCCAGCGCACACGCCCGGCGGCGGCGTTCACGTACATCGACTATGGTCTACTGGCTTTGGACCGCGCGCTCGTCCGCACCCACGTTCCACCGACGGGCAAGGCCGATCTGGCACCGTTGCTTCATGACCTCAGCGTGGCGGGAAAACTGGCCGGCCTCGAGGTCAGCGAACGCTTTTACGAGATCGGCTCGCCCGAGGGCCTGGAGGAGTTCTCGCGATGGATCGCCGCCCGGGGCTGA
- a CDS encoding tetratricopeptide repeat protein translates to MSLSRFACRLMTMVSLTALLGGRAHAEDPQHARELFQEGNTFFDVGQFDKAIDAWQRGYKEKADPGFLYNIAQAYRLSGDPAKAIFFYHGFLRNSPKAPNRADVEQKITALQKQLEDQAKTTGAASPGKPAASAPTATEPPAPPPAFAPAPAAPPAFAPAVAAPPAPPPTTRADSPPPTTVAESAGAPRSAPTEELSAAPPQPAVADNPTASDLGAGIGFDAWGKSINGSAQPSFAFALSGGHSFWLGEQRRLALRLGAVVAYTFLSEASSTTSWRETFWSFIAEPTVRYRFTPRFIFSFALGIGGMSLSNLQPRSALIAASAQGTHSFGTQGLFVLRPALNGELGLSRGVALTATLALAYSPKPNNFFFAPIARTEFLVGLAYRF, encoded by the coding sequence ATGAGCCTTAGTCGCTTTGCTTGCCGGTTGATGACGATGGTTTCGCTGACGGCGCTGCTGGGCGGCCGCGCCCACGCCGAGGATCCCCAGCACGCGCGCGAGCTGTTCCAGGAAGGGAACACCTTCTTCGACGTCGGCCAGTTCGACAAGGCGATCGATGCCTGGCAGCGCGGGTACAAGGAGAAGGCTGATCCGGGCTTCCTCTACAACATCGCCCAGGCCTATCGACTGTCCGGCGATCCGGCCAAGGCGATTTTTTTCTATCACGGGTTCCTGCGCAATTCGCCCAAGGCGCCCAACCGCGCCGACGTCGAACAGAAGATCACGGCGCTGCAAAAGCAGCTGGAGGATCAGGCCAAAACTACCGGAGCGGCGTCTCCCGGGAAACCGGCCGCGTCCGCGCCAACCGCGACGGAGCCACCCGCGCCGCCGCCGGCGTTCGCGCCTGCGCCCGCCGCGCCGCCGGCGTTCGCGCCCGCTGTCGCCGCGCCGCCCGCGCCGCCACCGACAACGCGTGCTGATTCGCCTCCGCCGACCACCGTCGCTGAATCGGCCGGCGCGCCGCGCAGCGCCCCGACGGAAGAGCTGTCGGCGGCGCCGCCGCAGCCGGCGGTGGCGGACAATCCCACCGCTTCCGATCTCGGCGCCGGCATCGGGTTCGACGCCTGGGGCAAAAGCATCAACGGCAGCGCCCAGCCATCGTTCGCCTTTGCGCTGTCGGGCGGCCATTCGTTCTGGCTGGGCGAGCAGCGCCGGCTGGCCCTGCGCCTGGGCGCCGTCGTTGCGTACACGTTTCTCAGCGAAGCGTCGTCGACGACCAGCTGGCGCGAGACCTTCTGGTCGTTCATCGCCGAGCCGACGGTGCGCTATCGGTTTACCCCGCGCTTTATTTTCTCCTTCGCCCTGGGCATCGGCGGGATGTCGCTGTCGAACCTGCAGCCACGCTCGGCGCTGATCGCCGCCAGCGCCCAGGGGACACATTCGTTCGGGACGCAAGGGCTGTTCGTGTTGCGGCCGGCGCTGAACGGCGAGCTGGGGCTTTCGCGTGGGGTGGCGCTGACCGCGACGCTGGCGCTCGCGTACAGCCCGAAGCCGAACAACTTCTTTTTTGCGCCCATCGCCCGCACAGAATTTTTGGTCGGCCTGGCCTACCGGTTCTAG
- a CDS encoding diadenylate cyclase: MAKTPTGAQTDIIRAAIELGTKTHVDHLLYVGDLLLPDDAFRGRPKARKKLVQAVVSPSQRPVVEAAGVPVLPLPDYDLGRPEKLKLALVSGIARDIYKEGDVVVALLSRRPTAMPDSILVVTVGQDDDDGSFGFLQAEGVSAGVMDALLDLAVSIGVEGWEGRPVGALFVVGDSSKVMEKSRQLTLNPFQGYSEDEKNIMNPDIRHSLHAFAVLDGAFVVREDGVVVAAGRYLNFDEEKDVDVPLGLGARHMAAAGISRDSEAIAIVVSQTSGSVRVFRHGKVALELAPRMRRS, from the coding sequence ATGGCGAAGACACCGACGGGCGCCCAGACCGATATCATTCGCGCCGCCATCGAACTTGGCACCAAGACCCACGTCGATCACCTGCTTTACGTCGGCGATCTGCTGTTGCCCGATGACGCTTTTCGCGGCAGACCGAAGGCGCGCAAGAAGCTGGTGCAGGCGGTGGTCAGCCCCAGCCAGCGCCCGGTGGTCGAAGCGGCAGGCGTTCCGGTGTTGCCGCTGCCTGACTATGACCTCGGCCGTCCGGAAAAGTTGAAGCTGGCCCTGGTCAGCGGGATCGCCCGCGACATCTACAAGGAAGGCGACGTGGTGGTGGCGCTCTTGTCGCGGCGGCCGACCGCCATGCCGGATTCGATCCTGGTGGTCACCGTGGGGCAGGACGACGACGACGGGTCGTTCGGGTTTCTGCAGGCGGAAGGCGTGTCGGCCGGGGTGATGGACGCGCTGCTGGATCTGGCGGTCAGCATCGGCGTTGAAGGGTGGGAGGGCCGACCGGTGGGCGCGCTGTTCGTGGTCGGCGACTCCAGCAAGGTGATGGAGAAATCGCGGCAGCTGACCTTGAACCCATTCCAAGGTTATTCAGAGGACGAAAAGAACATCATGAACCCGGACATCCGGCACTCGCTGCACGCCTTCGCCGTGCTGGACGGCGCCTTCGTGGTGCGCGAGGACGGCGTGGTGGTGGCGGCCGGCCGCTACCTGAACTTCGACGAGGAGAAAGACGTCGACGTGCCGCTGGGCCTGGGGGCGCGCCACATGGCCGCTGCGGGGATCTCGCGCGATTCGGAGGCCATCGCCATCGTGGTGTCGCAGACCTCGGGATCGGTGCGCGTGTTCCGCCACGGCAAGGTGGCGCTGGAGCTGGCGCCGCGGATGCGCCGCAGTTGA
- a CDS encoding trypsin-like peptidase domain-containing protein encodes MKLRSVQGWLPLVMALLLIGIAFDILTRSRISATTAVECQGEYADTLEIQSPKTRDIEQGPRSQYTYLVRSSAKYECPFFGPDGKLRRRRVQATEVGTAFAYEQSGSDTYLFTNEHVASWPDVTDFQHRIDGVPEGCKRMEDKLRIVRDERDDFEPGQIPLQRVVVDPLLDAAILKANQKLTVIPYRIGKSAGVRQGNAVLVRGFPLGVMQAVSSGKIVNPYDRDQEQGWDHVDFVIDALLAEGNSGSPVLALSCRTRELELVGVYHAGYKGHGALNVVVGVDQLIDFMHKKKRVPRALTAEGTPGLGVAERGRVRDALSAGTLPLFDFGGLVVRAENGDDALYYHVFSRQFPLDDRRVVVLEDLAKPGVFGDMNRLWVQGPLAWREWPPAALGADERELVARVGDSIRLQILHSVDYRHALANPTSVEERRRGRELSRLLARDTPLARDLSNNLLDMAERLTTGRDNGTTFVGSGGAGGTSAGTASAPPTPAPLPASGLPAASR; translated from the coding sequence ATGAAACTTCGTTCGGTCCAAGGTTGGTTGCCCCTGGTGATGGCGCTTCTGCTCATCGGGATCGCCTTCGACATCCTGACCCGGTCGCGCATCTCCGCCACCACCGCCGTCGAGTGCCAGGGTGAATACGCCGACACGCTGGAGATCCAGTCGCCCAAGACCCGTGACATCGAGCAAGGACCGCGCAGCCAGTACACGTACCTGGTGCGCAGCTCGGCCAAGTACGAATGTCCGTTCTTCGGGCCTGACGGCAAGCTGCGCCGCCGCCGCGTGCAGGCCACCGAGGTCGGCACCGCCTTCGCCTACGAACAGTCGGGCAGCGACACGTACCTTTTCACCAACGAACACGTGGCCAGCTGGCCCGACGTCACCGACTTTCAGCACCGCATCGACGGCGTCCCCGAAGGCTGCAAGCGCATGGAGGACAAGCTGCGCATCGTGCGCGACGAGCGTGACGACTTCGAACCGGGGCAGATCCCACTTCAGCGGGTGGTGGTCGATCCGCTGCTGGACGCGGCGATCTTGAAGGCCAACCAGAAGCTGACCGTCATCCCCTACCGCATCGGAAAAAGCGCCGGCGTGCGCCAGGGCAACGCGGTGCTGGTGCGCGGATTCCCGCTGGGCGTGATGCAGGCGGTGTCCAGCGGCAAGATCGTCAACCCCTACGACCGCGATCAGGAACAAGGGTGGGACCACGTCGACTTCGTCATCGACGCGCTTCTGGCCGAGGGAAACTCGGGCAGCCCGGTGCTGGCCCTGTCGTGCAGGACGCGCGAGCTCGAGCTGGTCGGCGTTTACCACGCCGGCTACAAAGGCCACGGCGCGCTGAACGTCGTCGTCGGCGTCGACCAGCTGATCGACTTCATGCACAAGAAAAAGCGCGTGCCGCGCGCGCTGACAGCGGAAGGCACACCCGGGTTGGGCGTGGCCGAACGCGGGCGCGTGCGCGATGCGCTCTCTGCCGGGACGTTGCCGCTGTTCGATTTCGGTGGCCTGGTGGTGCGCGCCGAAAACGGCGACGACGCGCTTTACTACCACGTGTTCAGCCGGCAGTTTCCCCTCGACGATCGGCGGGTGGTGGTCCTGGAAGACCTGGCCAAGCCCGGTGTCTTCGGCGACATGAACCGCCTTTGGGTGCAAGGCCCACTGGCCTGGCGCGAATGGCCGCCCGCCGCGCTGGGCGCTGACGAACGCGAGCTGGTGGCGCGCGTCGGGGATTCCATTCGCTTGCAGATCTTGCACTCCGTCGACTATCGACACGCCCTGGCCAACCCGACCTCCGTCGAGGAACGACGGCGCGGCCGCGAGCTGTCTCGGCTTTTGGCCCGCGACACGCCGCTGGCCCGGGATCTGTCCAATAACCTCCTCGACATGGCCGAGCGTCTGACCACCGGCCGCGACAACGGCACCACCTTCGTGGGCAGCGGCGGCGCCGGCGGAACATCAGCCGGCACCGCCTCGGCGCCCCCCACGCCGGCACCGCTGCCAGCAAGCGGTCTGCCCGCCGCCAGCCGGTAA